ATCATCGGCGCCGGCATCATTCCGGTCGCGATGGAGTTCATGGACAAGCCGGCGATCGAGATCTGCGAGGCCTTCGCCAAGGCCGGCTACCCGATGGATGTCGAGGCGCTGCTGATCATCGAGGTCGAGGGCTCGGATGACGAGATGGACGCCCAGCTCGCCCGCATCGTCGCCATCGCCCGCGAGCACGGGGTCGCCACCGTCAAGGAATCGAAATCGGCGATGGAGACCGCGGCGATCTGGAAGGGCCGCAAATCAGCCTTCGGCGCGACCGGCCGCATCGCGGACTACATCTGCATGGACGGCACCATCCCGACCGGGCAATTGCCCTATGTGCTCAAGCGCATGGCGGAGATCGTGAAGAGCTACGGCCTGCGCGTCGCCAACGTCTTCCACGCCGGCGACGGCAACCTTCACCCGCTCATCCTGTACAACTGCAATGACCCGGTCGAGGCGCAGAAGGCGGAGGATGCCGGCATGGACATCCTCAAGCTCTGCGTCGAGGTCGGCGGCTGCCTCACCGGCGAGCACGGCGTCGGCATCGAGAAGCGCGACCTGATGACCTTCCAGTTCAATCCGGAGGACCTGGCGCAGCAGATGCGGGTGAGGGCAGTCTTCGACGAGCGCTGGCTGCTCAACCCCGCGAAGGTGTTCCCGCTGGAAGGCAGGGTGGCGGCGTGACGAACCTCTCCGTCATTCCGGGGCTTCGCGCAGCGAAGAGCCCGGAACCCAGAGCCGATGCGGGGTATCGTTGTCTTGGTCAGGTCGATCCGCTTCATTGTCGGGCGGCATCGGTTCTGGGTTCCGGGCTCGCCGCTTCACGGCGCCCCGGAATGACGAGGGAGGATGTTGTTGCCCTTTCACGTCTACCTGCTTGCGAGCGGCCAGCATGGAACCCTCTATCTCGGCGTGACCCGCGATCTCGCTCGGCGTGTTCACGAGCACAAGACCAAGGCTTACCGTGGCTTCTCCCGCAAATACGGCGTCGACAGGCTGGTTTGGTACGAGGAGCATGCGACGGCCGCCGATGCGATCGACCGCGAAAAGGACATCAAGAAGTGGCGTCGCGACTGGAAAGTCAGGTTGATCGAAGAACAGAATCCGCTTTGGAGCGATCTCTACCCGCTTCTGGCGCAATAAGCCTCCACGGTCATTCCGGGGCAGCGCGAAGCGCTGAGCCCGGAACCCAGAACCGATGTCTGCAATCGTTACCCTGGCGAAATCGTGCTGTTTCACTCCCGAATGGCATCGGTTCTGGGTTCCGGGCTCACGCCTTCGGCGTGCCCCGGAATGACGGCGGAGCTTGGTCGTGACCATCCACACTCCCACCACCGAGGCGCAGGCCTGCGCCGTCGTGAAATCCGTGATCGATTCCCGCGTGCCTCTCACCTTGCGCGGCGGCGGCACGCGCGCAGGCCTTGGGCGGCCGGCCCAGGCGGAAAGCACCTTGTCCAGTGCTGGCCTCACCGGCATCACGCTCTATGAGCCGGCCGAGATGGTCATCGCCGCCCGGGCCGGCACGCCGCTCGCGTTGGTGCAGGAGACGCTCGCCGAGCGCGGCCAGATGCTGCCCTTCGAGCCGATGGATCATCGCGCGCTCTTCGGCACCGAGGGCGAGCCGACGATCGGCGCCGTCGCGGCCTGCAATATATCCGGGCCGCGCCGGATCAATGCAGGCGCCGCGCGGGATTCCCTGATCGGCATCCGCCTGATCAACGGCCGCGGCGAGATGATCAAATCCGGCGGGCGGGTGATGAAGAACGTCACCGGCCTCGACCTGGTGAAGCTCGTTTCCGGCAGCCACGGCACGCTCGGCTTCCTCACCGAGGTCACCTTCCGCGTGCTGCCGAAGCCGGAGCGCATCGTCACGCTGCGATGGTCCGGCCTCTCGGACGAGCAGGGCATCGCGCTGCTTGCGAAGGCGCTGGGCTCGCCTTTCGAGCCGATGGCGGCTGCCCATCTGCCGGCAAGTCTCGCAGGCGAGGCCGCGCAAACGCTGCTGAGGCTGGAGAACTTCTCGGACTCGATCGAATACCGCGCCGGCGAGCTCGCGCTGTTGATGCTCGGCGAATACGGCCTGCCGGATCGTCTGGAGGGAGCGGAGCCGACCGAGCTTTGGAGCGATATCCGCGACGCCGGCGTCTTCGCTGGAACGACGGAGGCCGTGTGGCGACTCTCGCTCGCGCCGACGAACGGGCCGAAGGCGGTGGCTGCGATCGCCCGCACGATGCCGGACGCGCGCTGGTTCTACGATTGGGGCGGCGGGCTGGTCTGGCTCGCCACCTCTGCGGACGGCGATGCCGGCGCGGCAGCGATCCGCGACGCGCTGAAGCCGTTCGGCGGCCATGCCACGCTGGTGCGCGCGCCCGATGCGGTGCGTGCCGTTGTCGACGTGTTCCAGCCGCTGGCCGCGCCGCTGATGCGGGTCACGGCCGGCATCAAGAAGAGCTTCGACCCGGCCGGCATCTTCGAGCCCGGCCGGATGTATGCGGGGATCTGATGGCGCTTGCTGAATCGCTTTCTTCCGGGGCACCGTCCGCGCGCAGGAGCTGGGCGCCCAATCGCCTCGGGCCCGTAGCGCTCGTCCTGCTGGCTGCGCTGCTGATCGCCGTGGCGGCGGGCATCCTGCTCTGGATGGGGCGCGAGCCGATCTGCAAATGCGGGAATATCAAGCTCTGGCAGGGCACGGTGATGTCCTCCGAGAACTCCCAGCACATCACGGACTGGTACACCTTCTCGCACATCATCCACGGCTTCCTGTTCTACGGCCTGTTCTGGCTGATCCGCCGTCTCACCGGCCTGCCGATCTCGTTTGGCCTCGCGCTGCTGCTGTCCATCATCGTCGAGAGCGCCTGGGAGATCACCGAGAACACCGATGCGGTGATCAACCACTACCGCTCGGCGACGATCTCGCTCGACTATTACGGCGACAGCGTGCTGAACTCGGTCAGCGACATCCTCTCGATGGTGCTTGGTTTCATCATCGCCCGGCTGGCGCCGGTCTGGCTGACGGTGACGAGCGCGCTGGCGATGGAGCTGATCGTCGGCTGGCTGATCCGCGACAACCTCACCCTCAACGTCATCATGCTGCTCTGGCCGATGGACTGGATCAAAGCCTGGCAAGGCGGAGCTTGAGCGATGCAGACCAATTTCAGCCCAGAGCGTCTCGCCTCCGATCCGCGCATGCCGGCCTCGGAGAAGATCCTGCGGACCTGCGTTCATTGCGGCTTCTGCACCGCGACCTGCCCGACCTATCTCCTGCTCGGCGACGAACTCGATTCCCCGCGCGGGCGCATCTACCTGATCAAGGACATGCTGGAGAACGGCAAGCCGGCCACCGCCGAGGTGGTGAAGCACATCGACCGTTGCCTCTCCTGCCTCTCCTGCATGACGACCTGCCCCTCGGGCGTGCACTACATGCACCTTGTCGACCATGCCCGCGCCCATATCGAGGAGACCTATCGGCGCTCCTGGCATGACCGGCTGCTGCGCAAGGTGCTGGCGGCGATCCTGCCCTATCCCGACCGTTTCCGTGCGGCGATGCTGGCGGCGCTCGCGGCCAAGCCCTTTGCCCCGCTGCTCGGCCTCGTGCCGGGCGTCGGCCAGAAGCTGAAGGCGATGCTGGCGCTGGCGCCCGCGCGTTTGCCGACACGCTCCATGATGGAAGGCCCGCAGAGCTTTCCGCCGCCCGCGGCGCGGATGAGACGCGTGGCGCTGCTTTCCGGCTGCGCCCAGCCGGTGCTCGACCCGGCGATCAACGAGGCGACGATCCGCCTGCTCAACCGCCATGGCGTGGAGGTCGTGCTGCCGAAGGGGGAGGGCTGCTGCGGCGCGCTCGTCCACCATATGGGGCAGGAGCATGATGCGCTCGGCTTCGCACGCAAGAACATCGACGCCTGGATGTCGGAGGTCGATGGCGAGGGGCTGGACGCCATCCTGATCACGGCGAGCGGCTGCGGCACGACGATCAAGGATTACGGCTTCATGTTCCGCAACGAGCCGGCTTATGCCGAGAAGGCGGCGAAGGTCTCCGCGCTGGCGAAGGACGTCACCGAGTTCCTGGAGACGCTGGAACTTGTCCCGGTCCGCGATGTCGCCATGCCGATCGCCTATCACTCCGCCT
Above is a genomic segment from Bosea sp. NBC_00550 containing:
- a CDS encoding GIY-YIG nuclease family protein; this encodes MPFHVYLLASGQHGTLYLGVTRDLARRVHEHKTKAYRGFSRKYGVDRLVWYEEHATAADAIDREKDIKKWRRDWKVRLIEEQNPLWSDLYPLLAQ
- the glcE gene encoding glycolate oxidase subunit GlcE; translated protein: MTIHTPTTEAQACAVVKSVIDSRVPLTLRGGGTRAGLGRPAQAESTLSSAGLTGITLYEPAEMVIAARAGTPLALVQETLAERGQMLPFEPMDHRALFGTEGEPTIGAVAACNISGPRRINAGAARDSLIGIRLINGRGEMIKSGGRVMKNVTGLDLVKLVSGSHGTLGFLTEVTFRVLPKPERIVTLRWSGLSDEQGIALLAKALGSPFEPMAAAHLPASLAGEAAQTLLRLENFSDSIEYRAGELALLMLGEYGLPDRLEGAEPTELWSDIRDAGVFAGTTEAVWRLSLAPTNGPKAVAAIARTMPDARWFYDWGGGLVWLATSADGDAGAAAIRDALKPFGGHATLVRAPDAVRAVVDVFQPLAAPLMRVTAGIKKSFDPAGIFEPGRMYAGI
- a CDS encoding DUF2585 domain-containing protein; amino-acid sequence: MALAESLSSGAPSARRSWAPNRLGPVALVLLAALLIAVAAGILLWMGREPICKCGNIKLWQGTVMSSENSQHITDWYTFSHIIHGFLFYGLFWLIRRLTGLPISFGLALLLSIIVESAWEITENTDAVINHYRSATISLDYYGDSVLNSVSDILSMVLGFIIARLAPVWLTVTSALAMELIVGWLIRDNLTLNVIMLLWPMDWIKAWQGGA
- the glcF gene encoding glycolate oxidase subunit GlcF, coding for MQTNFSPERLASDPRMPASEKILRTCVHCGFCTATCPTYLLLGDELDSPRGRIYLIKDMLENGKPATAEVVKHIDRCLSCLSCMTTCPSGVHYMHLVDHARAHIEETYRRSWHDRLLRKVLAAILPYPDRFRAAMLAALAAKPFAPLLGLVPGVGQKLKAMLALAPARLPTRSMMEGPQSFPPPAARMRRVALLSGCAQPVLDPAINEATIRLLNRHGVEVVLPKGEGCCGALVHHMGQEHDALGFARKNIDAWMSEVDGEGLDAILITASGCGTTIKDYGFMFRNEPAYAEKAAKVSALAKDVTEFLETLELVPVRDVAMPIAYHSACSMQHGQQLKDGPKRLLSGAGFKVKEVPEGHICCGSAGVYNILQPEIAGRLRERKIGNIERTKPMLVATGNIGCMTQLAKGFADKGATTPVVHTAELLDWATGGPLPEKLARAGIEDRPLREPALVAAE